The region CTTCATGCTGACCGTATCCACCTTCGGCCATCCTTTTCCGCTGCTGGGGACGATCTACCAGGGCGCGTAGCGGAAGCGCTGGTGTTCGCGGACAGCCTGATCAGCCTCTATCTCTTCCTGGGCCTGATGAAGCGGCAGACCCTGACCTGGTACCTGCTGATCGGTTACAATGCTTTCGAAGTGGTGAATACGCTGATCAATCTGATAGGAATTTCCGCGGAGAACTGGAAAAAGCGCTCGGCCAACCGGTCGATGTGCGCGGATTGGCGGCTGACAACCTGTCGGTCATGGTGGCCATACTGTTGCTGACGGCCTTTATTTACAAGCATCGCGGGTATTTCACCAACCGGTCCAAGTATCTGCTGACCCGGTAGGCACGTATACTGCATTTAAATTTTTTCGAGAGTCCTCCATGTCCGTGCACGGCATTGCCGTTCGAATTGAAAAGCTGAATAAATCCTTTGGCGGCAATCATGTCCTCAAGGATATCGATCTCGATATCGCGCCGGGAGAGACCTTTTCCATCATCGGTCCCTCCGGCACCGGCAAGAGCATCCTGCTGAGGCACATTATCCGCCTGGAAACGCCCGATAGCGGCCAGATCTACTTTAACGGCCAGCCGGTGTTCGACAATGGCCGCCCGCTGCCCCAAACGTTCCGCAGCAGCATGGTGTTCCAGTCGTCGGCCCTGTTCAACTCACTGACCGTTGCCGAGAACGTGGGACTCTGGCGCGGGAGCACCGCATCTGCCCCGAGGCGCGCATCCGCGAGCTTATTACGGAGAAGCTCGCCATCGTCGGGCTGGAAGGTACGGAAGGGCTGAACACCTCGGAATTGTCGGGCGGTATGCGGAAGCGGGTCGCCATTGCCCGCTCCCTGGCGATGGAGCCGGACCTGGTTCTCTACGATGAACCGACCGCCGAACTGGACCCGGTCACCACTGACGAGCTGGCGGAGACGATTCTCTCCCTGAAAAAAGACCGGCAATACGACGATCATCGTCACCCATGACCTGAACTTTGCCCTGTACCTGTCCGACCGCATCGCCATGATGCACCGGGGCGAGATCATCGAAATCGGCGTGCCGGACCAGATACGGAACAGCGCCAATCCGATCGTGCAGCGCTTCATCCGCACCACCACCAAGGGGATTCAGGGGGGCTGATTGCAGTCCGGAAGCGTGAAGGAGACCGCGATGAACAAACGTTGGCAGAGCTGTTGTGTTTGCGGGCATCGTCCCGGGCGCCCTGGTCCTCGTGTCGCTGCTGGCCGCCGGGTGCGCCGGGATGAAGCAGTCCCATCCGCTCCTGCCGGTCGCCGAGTACGAGAAGATGATCGTCGGCCGCCTGGATGCCGACTACGTGGGGACGGACAACTGCGTGGCCAAGTGCCACAAGCATGACAAGATCACCAGCGATTTCAAGCGGAGCGTGCACGGCGAGCAGATCAAGCCTGAAACCGGGTTGCCGCTGGTCAACTGCGAATCGTGTCACGGGCCGGGGAGCCTGGCCATCGCCAATATTGAGGAAACCAAGCGCTTCACGGCGAAAAAGGGGACAAATGCGACGTCTCCACCCTGCTCGATCTGAAAAAACTCCCCCCCCAGGCCAATCCCTGATCTGCCTGAAATGCCACTCCGCCGCCTCGACCCCGGCCCTGGCCCACTGGCATTCCAGCCCCCATGCCCTGAACGATTTGAGCTGTTTTTCCTGCCACCAGTTGCATGAGGGGCCCCAGCAGAAGGTGAGCCACGACAAGATGGCCGAACTCTGCTATGGCTGCCACCCCGACGTCAAGGCCCAGTTCAGCCTGTTTTCCCCACCCGGTGCGGGAAAAGAAGATGGGAGCTTCGACTGCCATGATCCCACGGTTCAATGCAGCCCAAGCTGTTGAAGGGGAGCACGCAGCGCGACCTCTGCACCCGCTGCCACATGGAGAAGAGCGGCCCGTTCGTCTACGAGCACGGGGATGTTCACCGAGACCTGCACCAATTGCCACGTGCCCCACGGTTCGGTCAATCGCCGGCTGCTCTCGGCGGCCATGCCGTTCCTCTGCCTGCAGTGCCACAATCCGGGGCACCGCAGCGTCATGAACAGCGACTCATCCATGAAATCGCTTTTTTCCAACCGGTGTACCGACTGCCATTCATCTGTCCATGGTTTCCGATACCCCGATAACCGCGGGTACGGAACATTGAGGAAGTGAGCCATGTCGAGCCGTTCTCGCCAAACAATGCTGTTTGCTCCGCTGGTCGTCTGTTCTGGCCTGATGTTGCTGACGCTGCCGGCCCTTGCCTCCGACGGCGCCGCGCCCGACGTCGGGGTGGAAAATCATGAGGCCCAGGCGGAGTCGGAAACCGAGGCCTATCGTTTCGCCACCTCCAGGCGGGATACCAGTTCCTCACCCCCGATGGCCCAGGCGCGGCGGCGGCCCCCTACACGCGTCTGAAATCCGGCCTGGCGGGTGGGTTCTCCGCGGCACGCTCGACTCCTGCCTCAAGTTGTCGGGGGAGGGCCTCATACTCCACGAGGACGATTATCGCGCCAACCTGTTTCTCGACTATGGCGGCTACTACCGTCTGCACCTGGAAACCGAGGCCTTCTGGCACAACCTGCTGACGGAGCAGCTTCCCCGGTCAGCCACCGGCCAGTATGCGACAACCCAGTCGCCCGCCCCGGCGGACGGCTATGGCATGCGTATCGGCATCTCCCAGGTGGAAAACCGCATCAAGCTGGGCAACAACCCCGTCCACATCAACCTGGGATACTGGGAGCTGAGCCGCCGGGGGACCGATCAGCTCCGTTTCGCCGACTACTATTTCAGCGATCCGCAAACAGGATCGTCTCCATCAACCGGCAGGTCAACCAGGTCACGCGGGAGGGGAGTGCGGGGGCCGACGCCCACCTGGGATTCTTCGACGTCGCCTACGGGTTCCGCATCAGGGAGTTCTCGAACCAGGCCCCGGACACCCGCTACCCTTTGCCGTAACCGGCAACGGGGCGCTCGTGCCGGGCACCCAGGCGACCAACGTCGTTTCCGACAGCCGGGTGACGTCCCACACGGTCAGGGTTTATACCGACATGAGCGGCGGTCTGGTGGGGACGGCCGCCTATGTCCTGACCCAGCGGGAAAACGATGCCGACCGCGGCGATGCGCGCCCCTCGTCCAAACCTACCCAGACGCTCCATTCGGTGGCGGGAGACCTGACCTATACGCCGTTCAAGGAGCTGTCCCTCGCCCTGAAATACCGGCGGCAGGAGAGCCAGCGGGAGACGCCCGCGACGATTTCATCCTCCTATTCCCAGATTCCGTCCACGACCACGCTGCCCGGCGTCTATACCTCCACGTCGGGGGTTCTGCTGGTGCGGCCCGGCATCGACACGACCAAGGATACCTTCACCCTTTCCGGCATGTACCGTCCCAGCCAACAGGTGACGTACCGCCTGGAGTACCGTGCCGTCCTGGAGTCCCGTGACAACGTGCCCAACAGCGACCTCTCGCCCGGCGACCCGGCGGCGATCCACAACGAATACCGCCAGACCCATACCGGCCTGGCCAACGTCGCCTGGCGACCGTTGCCGGGGTTCAAGATGAACGCCACCTACACCTACAAGACGGCGGATAATCCGGAATGGAAGACCTCCGCATCGGAAAGCCACAAGGGGGAGCTGTTTGCCACCTATGCGAAAAGCGGCGTCTGGGGGGGTACCGCCAGCTTCATCACCACGTTTGAGCAGAGCGAAAGCTCTGCCTCCACCGTCGCCCCGGCCCCGGTCGCCAGCTATACCCTCCCCGGGAGAACCGCTCCTATTCGGCCAATGCGAGCCTGTGGTTCACCCCTGTGGAGCGCCTGACCATCACCGCCAACTATTCGTACCTGGAGACGGTGACGGACCAGTCCATGCTGTTTTCCAATATCATTGTGGACCCGGACCCGCTCGTGGCGA is a window of Geobacter sp. FeAm09 DNA encoding:
- a CDS encoding ATP-binding cassette domain-containing protein, translating into MSVHGIAVRIEKLNKSFGGNHVLKDIDLDIAPGETFSIIGPSGTGKSILLRHIIRLETPDSGQIYFNGQPVFDNGRPLPQTFRSSMVFQSSALFNSLTVAENVGLWRGSTASAPRRASASLLRRSSPSSGWKVRKG
- a CDS encoding ATP-binding cassette domain-containing protein, translated to MNTSELSGGMRKRVAIARSLAMEPDLVLYDEPTAELDPVTTDELAETILSLKKDRQYDDHRHP
- a CDS encoding cytochrome c3 family protein — translated: MFTETCTNCHVPHGSVNRRLLSAAMPFLCLQCHNPGHRSVMNSDSSMKSLFSNRCTDCHSSVHGFRYPDNRGYGTLRK
- a CDS encoding MtrB/PioB family outer membrane beta-barrel protein, which gives rise to MPGTQATNVVSDSRVTSHTVRVYTDMSGGLVGTAAYVLTQRENDADRGDARPSSKPTQTLHSVAGDLTYTPFKELSLALKYRRQESQRETPATISSSYSQIPSTTTLPGVYTSTSGVLLVRPGIDTTKDTFTLSGMYRPSQQVTYRLEYRAVLESRDNVPNSDLSPGDPAAIHNEYRQTHTGLANVAWRPLPGFKMNATYTYKTADNPEWKTSASESHKGELFATYAKSGVWGGTASFITTFEQSESSASTVAPAPVASYTLPGRTAPIRPMRACGSPLWSA
- a CDS encoding cytochrome c3 family protein, which translates into the protein MRRLHPARSEKTPPPGQSLICLKCHSAASTPALAHWHSSPHALNDLSCFSCHQLHEGPQQKVSHDKMAELCYGCHPDVKAQFSLFSPPGAGKEDGSFDCHDPTVQCSPSC